A window of the Dictyostelium discoideum AX4 chromosome 4 chromosome, whole genome shotgun sequence genome harbors these coding sequences:
- a CDS encoding hypothetical protein (Group-specific antigen): protein MTTQSPEHNKFIPTPGQKEIMTKINSKHLPFKEIKKIINMKGRDLLWRYTLKALPKKYNMPCQQCGEDETSEHIFFNCKAHIKNTQEIFNYTLTKCGHTTHTWNVKILNHLQIALVANLIAIIFEKIWHKRNKLIHDEKEIIIHRQQVIRELIKTQRAAWDRTQAVINKTLRIKSKQRPEEQNKLDSLISLKLLQFSRQWNSPLHAIELPKHLKKYNNSLSTFYK, encoded by the coding sequence atgacAACTCAATCTCCTGAACACAACAAATTCATACCAACTCCTGgccaaaaagaaataatgacCAAAATTAATAGCAAACACCTTccatttaaagaaatcaaaaaaataataaacatgaAAGGTAGAGATCTATTATGGAGATACACACTGAAAGCACTACCAAAAAAATACAACATGCCATGCCAACAGTGTGGGGAAGATGAGACTTCAGAACATATATTCTTCAACTGCAAAGCCCACATCAAAAACACACAAGAAATCTTCAACTACACCCTAACTAAGTGTGGACACACCACTCACACCTGGAATGTGAAGATTTTAAACCATCTACAAATTGCACTAGTCGCCAATTTAATAGCTATTATATTCGAAAAAATCTGGCACAAAAGAAATAAACTCATTCacgatgaaaaagaaataataattcacagACAACAAGTCATACGTGAACTAATTAAAACACAAAGAGCTGCATGGGACAGGACACAAGCGGTTATAAACAAAACATTAAGAATCAAATCAAAGCAACGGCCAGaagaacaaaataaattagactCACTAATCTCGCTAAAGCTATTACAATTTAGCAGACAATGGAACTCACCTCTCCACGCAATAGAACTTCCTAAACAtctcaaaaaatacaataattcaCTCAGTActttctataaataa
- a CDS encoding DUF298 family protein — translation MGNNPSKKSTASTPTTTNKKKNEPTTNTGNVTTNNTPTATPQNNVAIKPETNQTSVNNVNNKVSISSNNSNSNNNKIEDKGKRIEDFFDKYKDEDDNNVIGPDGITRLCKDLGVEPEDVVVLVLAWHLGAKQMGYFSKAEFTQGLSKLNIDSLQKLQQHLPTFKKDLDNPNNFKDIYRFAFIFAKENENNKILDLESACSMLQLVLADRYPHTEKLQEFLMQQKSYKVLNMDQWLSILEFSKIINANCSNYDENGAWPVLLDEYSEWRKQTDPK, via the exons atgggtAATAATCCTTCAAAGAAATCAACAGCTTCAACACCTACAActacaaataaaaagaaaaatg AACCAACTACAAATACAGGCAATGTAACAACCAATAATACACCAACTGCAACTCCACAAAATAATGTAGCTATTAAACCTGAAACCAATCAAACTAGCgttaataatgttaataataaagtatcAATATC tagtaataatagtaatagtaataataataaaatagaagATAAAGGAAAGAGAATAGAAGACTTTTTCGATAAATATAAGGAcgaagatgataataatgtaatAGGACCAGATGGTATAACTAGATTATGTAAAGATTTAGGAGTTGAACCAGAGGATGTAGTTGTATTAGTATTGGCATGGCATTTAGGTGCAAAACAAATGGGTTATTTTTCAAAAGCAGAGTTTACACAAGGTCTTTCAAAGTTGAACATCGATTCTCTACAAAAGCTTCAACAACATTTACCAACATTTAAAAAGGATTTggataatccaaataatttcaaagatATTTATAGATTCGCTTTCATTTTTgcaaaagaaaatgaaaataataaaattttagatttagaaAGTGCTTGTAGTATGCTTCAATTAGTTTTAGCCGATAGATATCCACATACTGAAAAATTACAAGAATTTTTAATGCAA CAAAAAAGttataaagttttaaatatgGACCAATGGCTTTCAATTTTAGagttttcaaaaattattaatgcaAATTGTTCAAAttatgatgaaaatggtgCATGGCCCGTGCTTCTTGATGAATACTCTGAGTGGAGAAAGCAAACTGATCCAAAATag
- a CDS encoding phosphoesterase, PA-phosphatase related-family protein → MIHRVSFYGKTTWFTKQHLIDWFLCLGIFVIESVLFNFVIPPFKRYEPESNISTNTFQLVQYPLLPDIVPVWLLMLIALGLPMVVFIGYYIKNRNSHDFHHAALGLFQAFTITMLFTDILKVSAGRYRPDYGARVATGIEAVIREGRVSFPSGHSSVSFCGMTFLSFYLCGKTKVFLKDGGNILKALVCLCPFMISALVAVSRTVDYHHDFSDILAGSVIGLSIGVFVYFMNFNSLFSKECSLPKNRINPHYARDGLLSAEYQSLSISSSL, encoded by the exons ATGATTCACAGAGTTTCATTTTATGGTAAAACTACATGGTTCACCAAACAGcatttaattgattggtTTCTTTGTTTAGGTATATTTGTAATTGAGagtgttttatttaattttgtaattCCACCATTCAAACGTTATGAACCAGAATCAAATATATCAACCAATACTTTTCAATTAGTTCAATATCCATTATTACCAGACATTGTGCCAGTTTGGTTACTAATGTTAATTGCACTTGGATTACCAATGGTAGTATTCATTGGATATTATATAAAGAATAGAAATTCACATGACTTCCATCACGCAGCATTAGGTTTATTTCAAGCATTCACAATCACAATGCTATTCACTGACATTTTAAAAGTTAGTGCTGGTCGTTACCGTCCAGATTACGGTGCACGTGTTGCAACTGGTATCGAAGCTGTCATTAGAGAGGGTCGTGTATCTTTCCCATCTGGTCATTCTTCAGTTTCATTTTGTGGTATGACTTTTCTCTCATTCTATCTTTGTGGTAAAACTAAAGTTTTCCTAAAAGATGGtggtaatattttaaaagcaTTAGTTTGTCTTTGTCCATTTATGATATCTGCTTTAGTTGCTGTTTCAAGAACTGTTGATTATCATCATGATTTTTCTGAT attTTAGCAGGATCTGTTATTGGTTTATCAATTGgtgtttttgtttatttcatgaattttaattcattattttcaaaagagTGTTCTTTACCAAAGAATAGAATAAATCCTCACTATGCAAGAGATGGTTTATTGAGTGCTGAATATCAAAGTCTTTCAATTTCAAGTAgtctttaa
- the cf60 gene encoding component of the counting factor complex (Similar to CF), producing the protein MIKKSALITLFLVSLILGVSLSQKPFYCQAPEPTPSLNTDGLTLKMVQILTRHGDRTPLYSTLKPTMNTWDCNLGWLMVSSLNNVPGAATDVDRLFRKVYMPNREYFPGNCSDGQLTSLGFQQHLQLGQSLRQLYVDKYELLPSELSVDAASTIWVRSTDVPRTIQSVQGHLTALFPPTTVTSGSGIPIININTMDNYYENMTPNPTLCPELAVLIANTTTTPEWGEFITNTTQLKEDVMETLGISVFPGWSSLMDLFFATQCHDFPLPEGVTQDMVTQVYEAAYWQYQYQLSFPMIARLGMSTFLEEVVDNIRAFVNGTSSVKYIVFSGHDDSVGPFTNLFGLMKEWPPYASHVELELWSDEKDNYFLQFKFNGQSYTLNGCEDVMCPIDSFFETAYSILVPNYADACSNSTMTF; encoded by the exons atgattaaaaaaagtgcattaataacattatttttagtttcacTAATTTTGGGTGTTTCTTTATCCCAAAAACCATTTTATTGCCAAGCACCAGAACCa acACCAAGTTTAAATACAGATGGATTAACATTAAAGATGGTACAAATTTTAACAAGACATGGTGATAGAACACCATTGTATAGTACATTAAAACCAACAATGAATACATGGGATTGTAATTTAGGATGGTTAATGGTATcaagtttaaataatgtaCCAGGAGCAGCAACAGATGTTGATAGATTATTTAGAAAAGTTTATATGCCAAATAGAGAATATTTCCCAGGTAATTGTTCAGACGGTCAATTGACCTCACTTGGATTCCAACAACATTTACAATTAGGTCAAAGTTTACGTCAACTCTACGTTGATAAATATGAATTATTACCAAGTGAATTATCAGTGGATGCAGCATCAACCATTTGGGTTCGTTCAACCGATGTACCAAGAACCATTCAATCGGTTCAAGGTCATTTAACTGCTTTATTCCCACCAACCACCGTTACAAGTGGTTCAGGTATTCcaattatcaatatcaatacaATGGATAACTATTATGAAAATATGACACCAAATCCAACTCTTTGCCCAGAGTTGGCTGTTTTGATCGCCAATACTACCACCACACCAGAGTGGGGGGAATTCATTACCAACACCACCCAATTAAAAGAGGATGTTATGGAAACATTGGGTATCTCTGTATTCCCAGGTTGGAGTTCATTAATGGATTTATTCTTTGCAACTCAATGTCACGATTTCCCATTACCAGAGGGTGTCACTCAAGATATGGTCACTCAAGTCTATGAAGCTGCCTATTGGCAATACCAATATCAACTCTCTTTCCCAATGATTGCTCGTCTTGGTATGTCTACTTTCTTAGAGGAGGTAGTCGATAATATTAGAGCTTTTGTTAATGGTACTTCCTCTGTCAAATATATCGTTTTCTCTGGTCATGATGATTCAGTTGGTCCATTCACTAATTTATTTGGTCTCATGAAAGAATGGCCACCTTATGCTTCACATGTTGAACTTGAATTGTGGTCTGAtgaaaaag ataatTATTTCCtccaatttaaatttaatggtCAAAGTTATACATTAAATGGTTGTGAAGATGTTATGTGCCCAATTGATTCATTCTTTGAAACTGCATACTCAATTTTAGTTCCAAATTATGCTGATGCAtgttcaaattcaacaatgacattttaa
- the phaZ gene encoding PHB depolymerase — protein MNNNNKYNYILLSIILILNLIFISPILCIKVFKNNVKSSDQITVSGISSGGYMAVQFHVAFSSMVRGAAILAGGPYWCAKSSVITAQLDCMKAPELISITELIGATEFAATSLTIDDPSNLKNSQVWLYSGMNDTVVVPGVMRKLVEYYSNYVNNDNIKTMFDIQSEHAFITNSFGNNCTYLGPDYINNCNFNAPWDFLSQFYGELNQPSLNNLTENIITIDQSSFIPIGYTTITAGLNNFAYAYIPTSCKNDKSLCSIHVAFHGCLQTVATIGDNFYTKTGYNEIAETNNIIILYPQALETELNPKGCFDWWSFTGADYASQLGVQMGVVKSMVMSLSN, from the exons atgaataataataataaatataattatattttattatcaataattttaattttaaatttaatatttatatcaCCAATATTATGtataaaagtttttaaaaataatgtaaaGTCGAGTGACCAAATTACAGTATCAGGTATTAGCAGTGGTGGTTATATGGCAGTACAATTCCATGTTGCATTCTCATCAATGGTAAGAGGTGCGGCAATTTTAGCGGGTGGACCATACTGGTGTGCAAAATCTAGTGTAATCACAGCACAATTGGATTGTATGAAAGCACCAGAACTAATTAGCATCACAGAATTAATTGGTGCAACTGAATTTGCAGCAACTTCATTAACAATTGACGATCCATCCAATTTAAAGAATAGTCAAGTTTGGTTATACTCTGGTATGAATGATACAGTTGTTGTACCGGGTGTAATGAGAAAATTGGTTGAATACTATTCAAACTATGTCAATAATGATAACATTAAAACCATGTTCGATATTCAATCAGAACATGCTTTCATCACAAACtcatttggtaataattgTACGTACTTAGGTCCtgattatataaataattgtaatttcaaTGCACCATGGGACTTTTTATCACAATTTTATGGTGAATTAAATCAaccatctttaaataatttaactgAAAAT attattaCAATTGATCAATCATCATTCATACCAATTGGATATACAACAATCACAGctggtttaaataattttgcaTATGCATATATTCCAACTTCttgtaaaaatgataaatctt tatgTTCAATTCATGTTGCTTTTCATGGTTGTTTACAAACTGTTGCAACAATTGGTGATAATTTTTATACAAAAACAGGTTACAATGAAATCGCTGagacaaataatattataatattatatccACAAGCATTGGAAACTGAATTAAATCCAAAAGGTTGTTTTGATTGGTGGTCATTTACTGGAGCTGATTATGCTTCTCAATTAGGTGTTCAAATGGGTGTTGTTAAATCTATGGTAATGTCTTTgtcaaattaa
- the sslA1 gene encoding suppressor of smlA, translated as MRNEEAEKLFWIFNNKVRPINYSEIVENTTPRKSSINREKIESENNGQVYNELFFFKLLLNEDLSKFLISLINTNLRHEREKKLDKGKDISRLNDLTDITFWKFITDYLKNIYSNKNNDKIPPELINLKMMDHNRYSAVHNVLDMKSHRFEEYCEIFMNSALKYINIGNVLNCDETIYAYYGKDAIKDHILINNDSKPHSVGIEAYSLTTKLNISNCPYVISYGPRTPENCQSPFNSLKTLLDNLHSKYNWEDPRNNLIVCCDSAFALVNNKECLDELKCRILSSTRKSGVTVPQEIKIFVKPLLTIHKTFLFYDESTGLLYEYTKNTAGHINCIATNLYSRYSNPYVEINNNLNIEQFATIGNLFRFSKKELELIFVGETLHGTTLEILNGKYKTNFVKPPCGPFWNEQMLKKLSAEHIAQIYNDKYKKENNNLNKNDKIKKILEPLDSTQDGGIYDKNKNYSKKELQDLKIKVIGTHQNRSQMIHDQYIFWYNLVDITDKRYYATIRGSSSHSYTKLFILGGLFDLILNSYSLHREYHEMELECKNPENQPPEIIQTINKFVESLIFQFHELKELQ; from the exons atGAGAAATGA ggaagctgaaaaattattttggatttttaataataaagttagACCAATTAATTATAGCGAAATTGTTGAAAACACTACACCAAGAAAATCATCAATAAATAGAGAAAAGATTGAAAGTGAAAATAATGGTCAGGTttataatgaattatttttttttaaattgttattaaatgaagatttatcaaaatttttaatttcattaattaatacaaATCTTAGACATGAGAGGgagaaaaaaattagataaaGGGAAGGATATTTCAagattaaatgatttaaccGATATTACATTCTGGAAATTTATAactgattatttaaaaaatatttattcaaataaaaacaatgataAGATACCAcctgaattaattaatttaaaaatgatggaTCACAATAGATATTCAGCAGTACATAATGTTTTGGATATGAAAAGTCATAGATTTGAAGAATATTGTGAAATATTTATGAACAGTGCAttgaaatatattaatattggtaACGTTCTCAATTGTGATGAAACAATATACGCATATTATGGGAAAGATGCTATTAAAGATCATATAttgattaataatgatagcaAACCCCATTCAGTCGGAATTGAAGCATATAGTCTAACAACCAAATTGAATATTAGTAATTGTCCATATGTAATTAGTTATGGTCCAAGAACACCAGAAAACTGTCAATCTCCTttcaattcattaaaaaCCCTTTTGGATAATTTACattcaaaatataattgGGAGGATCCAAGGAATAACTTAATCGTATGTTGCGATAGTGCCTTTGCattagtaaataataaagaatgtTTAGATGAATTGAAATGTCGTATTTTATCCTCAACAAGGAAGAGTGGCGTGACTGTTCctcaagaaattaaaatattcgTCAAACCTTTATTAACCATACATAAAACATTCCTTTTTTATGATGAAAGCACAGGACTATTGTACGAGTATACCAAAAATACCGCTGGTCATATCAATTGCATTGCAACAAATCTATATTCAAGATATTCAAACCCATATGtggaaattaataataatctaaatATAGAACAATTTGCAACTATTGGAAATTTATTTcgtttttcaaaaaaagaattagaaCTAATTTTTGTTGGTGAGACACTGCATGGGACAACATTGGAAATATTAAATGGCAAATATAAAACTAACTTTGTAAAACCACCATGTGGTCCTTTTTGGAACGAACAAATGTTGAAGAAATTATCAGCTGAACACATAGCTCAAAtatataatgataaatacaaaaaagaaaacaacaaTCTTAACAAAAAcgacaaaattaaaaaaatattagaacCATTGGATAGCACTCAAGATGGTGGGATATatgataaaaacaaaaattattcCAAGAAGGAACtacaagatttaaaaataaaagttattGGTACTCATCAGAATCGTTCCCAAATGATTCATGATCAATATATTTTCTGGTACAACCTTGTAGACATCACAGACAAACGTTACTATGCTACAATTAGAGGTAGCTCTTCCCACTCGTatactaaattatttatattaggTGGTTTGTTTGATTTAATACTAAATTCATATTCTCTGCACCGTGAATATCATGAAATGGAATTAGAATGTAAAAATCCAGAAAATCAACCTCCGGAAATAAttcaaacaataaataaatttgttgaatccctcatttttcaatttcatgaattaaaagaattacaataa